From the archaeon BMS3Bbin15 genome, one window contains:
- the nikMN_2 gene encoding fused nickel transport protein NikMN produces MRKETIKKLWIGIAILVVLSPLGLLADWLNLGPAGAWGEWGAHELQKAGSYHGNYIPAGMEKLDGLWNAVMPDYSIPGWNGPLHHAIAYIISGVVGISLIAAVTLLLGRFLSAGEAS; encoded by the coding sequence ATGAGAAAAGAAACTATAAAAAAACTATGGATTGGCATAGCTATACTGGTTGTGCTTTCCCCTCTTGGGCTTCTGGCTGACTGGCTGAATCTGGGCCCGGCTGGCGCCTGGGGTGAATGGGGTGCTCATGAACTTCAAAAAGCAGGGTCTTACCATGGAAACTATATTCCGGCTGGAATGGAAAAACTGGACGGTTTATGGAATGCTGTCATGCCAGATTATAGCATTCCTGGATGGAATGGCCCGCTCCATCATGCCATTGCCTACATAATCTCGGGAGTGGTTGGAATATCTCTGATAGCTGCCGTAACCCTCCTTCTTGGAAGATTCCTGTCAGCTGGCGAGGCTTCTTAG